Proteins from a genomic interval of Verrucomicrobium sp.:
- a CDS encoding glucosidase produces MNPEQERLDAAYRKENPEPWLRWGPYLSERAWGTVREDYSPTGEAWDYFPHDHARSRAYRWNEDGLLGISDDRQILCLAYAFWNGRDPYLKERLFGVSGPEGNHGEDVKEAYFYQDNTPAHTSLSARYLYPQKAFPYEDLVKTSQKRTREEPEYEIWETGAFAENRYFEIDVAYAKEGPTDLHVEVRVTNRGPESAPFHFLPTFWFRNTWSWAKDREKPVLRAGAGNFLEALPTAQNRFAPYRLYFEQGGEALFVENETNTARLYQDGKTGFFKDGVHEWLVGGRKDAVNPQRTGTKAAVHFFADIPAGESRLWRLRLREEKPEETPLADPFSPAEAAFARRREEADRFYGEIQSDHLSEAERHIHRRALSGLLWNKQYYHFVVHQWLEGDATQPSPPYERKYGRNADWHHLYNSDVLSMPDKWEYPWYASWDLAFHCIPLALVDSEFAKGQIDLLLREWYQHPNGQLPAYEWNFGDVNPPVIAWAAWRVYKIEAKRRGGRADRAFLETVFHKLLLNFNWWVNRKDSEGRNIFQGGFLGLDNIGVFDRSKPLPGGGTLEQSDGTSWMGLFAMNMTKIAIELARENPVYQNIATKFFEHFLGIAEALNRLSGQGRGLWDEADQFFYDVLSMPDGRAQTLRVRSLVGLIPLLAVETVEEERLEEFPEFHRRMDWYLTHRPDLTGLISHWQEPGQKSRRLVALVRGHRMKRLLARMLDPNEFLSDYGIRSLSKDHEANPYVFRQDGTEACISYEPGESTSNLFGGNSNWRGPIWFPLNYLLIESLQKFHHYYGDDFKVECPTGSGQYMTLKCVADELSKRLMRLFEPQEDGGAAWMGQGTAREFWKGRKEVLFFEYFHGDTGAGLGANHQTGWTALVAKLLEQQAERRAAADKKG; encoded by the coding sequence ATGAATCCCGAACAGGAGCGCCTGGACGCCGCCTACCGGAAGGAGAACCCGGAGCCCTGGCTCCGCTGGGGCCCTTACCTAAGCGAGCGGGCCTGGGGAACCGTCCGGGAGGACTACAGCCCCACCGGGGAGGCCTGGGACTATTTCCCCCACGACCACGCCCGCTCCCGGGCCTATCGCTGGAATGAGGACGGCCTCCTGGGCATTTCCGACGACCGGCAGATCCTCTGCCTGGCCTACGCCTTCTGGAACGGCCGGGACCCCTACCTGAAGGAACGGCTCTTCGGCGTCAGCGGGCCGGAGGGGAACCACGGGGAGGACGTGAAGGAGGCCTACTTTTACCAGGACAACACCCCGGCCCACACCTCCCTCTCCGCCCGCTACCTCTATCCCCAAAAGGCCTTCCCCTACGAGGACCTGGTAAAGACCTCCCAAAAACGCACCCGGGAGGAGCCGGAATACGAGATCTGGGAAACCGGCGCCTTCGCCGAAAACCGCTACTTCGAGATCGACGTGGCCTATGCCAAGGAGGGGCCGACCGACCTCCACGTGGAAGTCCGCGTCACCAACCGGGGACCGGAATCGGCCCCCTTCCACTTCCTGCCGACCTTCTGGTTCCGCAACACCTGGAGCTGGGCGAAGGACCGGGAAAAGCCGGTCCTGCGGGCGGGCGCGGGCAACTTCCTGGAGGCCCTGCCCACGGCGCAAAACCGCTTCGCCCCGTACCGGCTTTATTTCGAGCAAGGCGGAGAGGCCCTCTTCGTGGAGAACGAGACGAACACCGCCCGCCTCTACCAGGACGGCAAGACCGGCTTCTTCAAGGACGGCGTCCACGAGTGGCTGGTCGGCGGCAGGAAGGATGCCGTCAACCCGCAGCGGACCGGCACGAAGGCCGCCGTCCACTTCTTCGCCGACATTCCCGCCGGGGAGAGCCGCCTGTGGCGCCTCCGCCTGCGGGAGGAGAAGCCGGAGGAAACGCCCCTGGCCGATCCCTTCTCCCCGGCGGAGGCCGCCTTTGCCCGCCGCCGGGAGGAGGCCGACCGCTTCTACGGCGAGATCCAAAGCGACCACCTTTCGGAGGCCGAACGCCACATCCACCGCCGCGCCCTTTCCGGGCTGCTGTGGAACAAGCAGTATTACCACTTCGTCGTCCACCAGTGGCTGGAAGGAGACGCCACCCAGCCCAGCCCGCCCTACGAGCGCAAATACGGCCGCAACGCCGACTGGCACCACCTTTACAACAGCGACGTCCTCTCCATGCCGGACAAGTGGGAGTATCCCTGGTACGCCTCCTGGGACCTGGCCTTCCACTGCATCCCGCTGGCGCTGGTCGACTCCGAGTTCGCCAAGGGGCAGATCGACCTCCTCCTGCGGGAGTGGTACCAGCATCCCAACGGGCAGCTCCCCGCGTACGAGTGGAACTTCGGCGACGTGAACCCGCCCGTCATCGCCTGGGCGGCCTGGCGCGTCTACAAGATCGAGGCCAAGCGCCGGGGCGGCCGGGCGGACCGCGCCTTCCTGGAGACGGTCTTCCACAAGCTGCTCCTGAACTTCAACTGGTGGGTGAACCGGAAGGACTCCGAGGGGCGCAACATCTTCCAGGGCGGCTTCCTGGGCCTGGACAACATCGGCGTCTTCGACCGCTCCAAGCCGCTGCCCGGCGGCGGCACGCTGGAGCAGAGCGACGGCACCTCCTGGATGGGCCTCTTCGCCATGAACATGACGAAGATCGCCATCGAGCTGGCGCGGGAAAACCCCGTCTACCAGAACATCGCCACCAAGTTCTTCGAGCACTTCCTGGGCATCGCCGAGGCGCTCAACCGCCTCAGCGGCCAGGGGCGCGGCCTGTGGGACGAGGCTGACCAGTTCTTCTACGACGTCCTTTCCATGCCGGACGGCCGCGCGCAGACGCTGCGCGTCCGCTCCCTCGTCGGCCTGATTCCCCTGCTGGCGGTGGAGACGGTGGAGGAGGAGCGGCTGGAGGAGTTCCCGGAATTCCACCGCCGGATGGACTGGTACCTGACCCACCGTCCCGACCTGACCGGCCTCATCTCCCACTGGCAGGAGCCGGGGCAGAAGTCGCGCCGCCTCGTTGCCCTGGTCCGCGGCCACCGGATGAAGCGGCTCCTGGCCCGCATGCTCGATCCCAACGAATTCCTGAGCGACTACGGCATCCGTTCCCTTTCCAAGGACCATGAGGCGAACCCCTACGTCTTCCGCCAGGACGGCACGGAGGCCTGCATCAGCTACGAGCCGGGGGAGTCGACGAGCAACCTCTTCGGCGGCAACTCCAACTGGCGCGGGCCGATCTGGTTCCCGCTCAACTACCTCCTCATCGAGTCGCTGCAAAAGTTCCACCACTACTACGGGGACGATTTCAAGGTGGAGTGCCCGACCGGCTCCGGCCAATACATGACCCTCAAGTGCGTGGCCGACGAGCTCTCCAAACGCCTCATGCGCCTCTTTGAGCCACAGGAAGACGGCGGCGCGGCCTGGATGGGCCAGGGCACGGCGCGGGAGTTCTGGAAAGGGCGGAAGGAAGTCCTCTTCTTCGAATACTTCCACGGGGACACCGGCGCGGGGCTGGGCGCCAACCACCAGACGGGCTGGACCGCCCTGGTCGCCAAGCTGCTGGAGCAGCAGGCGGAACGCCGCGCGGCGGCGGATAAAAAAGGCTAG
- a CDS encoding multidrug efflux SMR transporter — translation MKWLFLALAIVFEIGGTTSMKLSDGFKHGKWVASMMVCYIGCFVFLTFTVKRMEVSTAYAIWSGVGVALLSLIGYYFFKETMTPVKIGGLLAIIVGVVALRLGGAQ, via the coding sequence ATGAAGTGGCTCTTTCTGGCTTTGGCCATCGTCTTTGAGATCGGCGGCACCACCTCCATGAAGCTTTCCGACGGCTTCAAGCACGGCAAGTGGGTCGCCTCCATGATGGTTTGCTACATCGGCTGCTTCGTCTTCCTCACCTTCACGGTGAAGCGGATGGAGGTCAGCACCGCCTACGCCATCTGGAGCGGCGTCGGCGTCGCCCTCCTCTCCCTGATCGGCTACTATTTCTTCAAGGAAACGATGACGCCGGTGAAGATCGGCGGCCTCCTGGCCATCATCGTCGGCGTCGTCGCCCTGCGGCTCGGCGGCGCGCAGTAA